In the genome of Nitratireductor sp. GISD-1A_MAKvit, the window TGAACGCATGCGTGGCCTGCCTGCGGGAGGGTGTTGTGGCCGATGAAGAGACCCTGGAGGGGGCGCTTGTTTTCGCGACGGGCTTTGCCCCTTTTCGCGGTGGTCCGTTGCGGTATGCGCGCGCGCGCGGGATCGCCGAGATCATGGTTGTGATGGAACGAATGCAGGAAAAGTACGGGGAGAGGTTTGCACCCAACCCCTACTGGGTCAAACTTCCTGCCCGTCAGGTTCCCTCTGGAACCTGAGCGCCGTTGCGGAATTCTCCCTTCACACGCAACGGAAGCGAGAAAGACCATGCCAGCAAAATCGAAAGCGCAACAGAAGGCTGCAGGTGCGGCTCTTGCCGCCAAACGCGGCGAGATGTCGAAATCGGAGCTTCAGGGCGCTTCCAAGGAAATGTATGACAGCATGAGCGAGAGCGAACTGAAGGAATTCGCGGAAACCGACCGCAAGGGCCTCCCTGCCAAGAAGGATTGAGGCGCACTGGAGCGCCTCTCCACTTCCTTCATCCAGCGCAAGCGCTCTGCTTTGCGCGCGCGAGCCTGTTTGTGATGAAACGCTGAAGGCGGGTGGCAGCCTCCCTGAGCGTCTCTTCATCCTGACACATGGAAATACGGATGTGGCCCCGGGCCGCGTCACCAAAACTGGCGCCGGGTAAGACGGCAACGTCTTCCTCCTTGAGCAGATCCCAGGCGAATGTCTCGCAATCCTGTTCGATGGCCCGAATGTCGAGCATCACGTACATGCCGCCTTCAGAACCGCGCACGATGATTTCGTTCAGCCCGCGCACGGCGTTTAGGAACACTTCGCGGCGGCGCGTATACAGTTCTGCAATCTCGCGCATCCCGAATGCATTTTCGGCAGCGGCAATGGCTGCATGCGAGGTGAAGTCCGGCAGGCCGTAGGTTGCGACCAGATTGAGATTGGTCATCACCGCAATCATGTCGGCCGGGCCGGTGAGCCACCCGACACGCCAGCCTGTCATGCCGTGGCTTTTCGACAGTGAATTTATGACGAGCGTGCGCTCCTTCATGCCGGGGAGAGCGCGGGGCGAAATGTGTTCCCTGTCGGAGCGAATGGTCCAGTAGACCTCGTCGGACAACAGCCAGAGATCACGCTGGCGGCAGATTTCAGCAATACGTTCGATCGTTGCGCGCGAATAGACTGCGCCGGTCGGATTGTTCGGCGAGTTGATCAGGATTGCGCGCGTGTCGGGTTCGAGCGCAGCTTCGATTTCCTCAAGGGATGGCTCGAAATCGTTTTCCGCATGGGTTTCGATTTCGGTATAACGCCCGCCTGCGGCACGCACCGTGCCGGGATAGGTGGCATAGTAGGGGGAAACGATGAGAGCATGCGCACCGGGATCGAGCACGCTCTGAAAAGCGGCATAAAGCGCGCCCTGACCACCGATGGTGACCATGATTTCGTCGGCGCTTGTTTCGGTTCCGGTGCAGTCTTCCGAGAGTTTTGCCAGGGCGGTTCGCAAGCGGGGGAGGCCGGGAAGCTGGGTGTAGTGATGGTGTCCGCCGCGCACGGCCTCCACGCAAGCGTCGACGGTGCCTTCGGGCGTGTCGAAATCGTGATCGCCGACCGAAAGCATGA includes:
- a CDS encoding DUF3008 family protein, with protein sequence MPAKSKAQQKAAGAALAAKRGEMSKSELQGASKEMYDSMSESELKEFAETDRKGLPAKKD
- a CDS encoding pyridoxal phosphate-dependent aminotransferase; the protein is MPQPSSRISGIVPSGKNGWEIHFAALTRKQAGEEVIMLSVGDHDFDTPEGTVDACVEAVRGGHHHYTQLPGLPRLRTALAKLSEDCTGTETSADEIMVTIGGQGALYAAFQSVLDPGAHALIVSPYYATYPGTVRAAGGRYTEIETHAENDFEPSLEEIEAALEPDTRAILINSPNNPTGAVYSRATIERIAEICRQRDLWLLSDEVYWTIRSDREHISPRALPGMKERTLVINSLSKSHGMTGWRVGWLTGPADMIAVMTNLNLVATYGLPDFTSHAAIAAAENAFGMREIAELYTRRREVFLNAVRGLNEIIVRGSEGGMYVMLDIRAIEQDCETFAWDLLKEEDVAVLPGASFGDAARGHIRISMCQDEETLREAATRLQRFITNRLARAKQSACAG